One Fundidesulfovibrio soli DNA window includes the following coding sequences:
- a CDS encoding MdtA/MuxA family multidrug efflux RND transporter periplasmic adaptor subunit, translated as MPSERYTPERPGAKRSLALWVLLAALAAAGAAWKLYGSGKGQPPQDAQPKTQGQRQGQAFKPVVGAAKAVRRDVNVYLSGLGSVSALNTVTVRSRVDGQIMEIRYREGDMVKAGDVLVQVDPRPFQAQLDQAQGQMARDKAQLENARRDLARYEQLVHSGAIARQQLDAQDSLVRQYEGAVRTDQGAIDNAKLLLTYSRITAPISGRVGLRLVDAGNMVRATDQTGLVVITQVQPIAVVFTLPEDVLPRVQASMAGGRKLQVEAFDREQKRLLATGELLTLDNQIDQASGTVRLKAQFPNADMALFPNQFVNARLLVDVVKGAVVVPASAVQRGPQGAQVCVLGPDNVVQVRKVDASDSVGGEVIVRSGVNEGETVVVDGAERLRDGLQVEVKGEPRNEGGPARQGG; from the coding sequence ATGCCCTCTGAACGATACACGCCGGAAAGGCCGGGCGCAAAGCGCAGCCTGGCGCTCTGGGTCCTGCTGGCGGCCCTGGCGGCCGCAGGTGCGGCCTGGAAGCTCTACGGCTCCGGCAAGGGCCAGCCTCCGCAGGACGCGCAGCCCAAGACCCAGGGCCAAAGACAGGGTCAGGCCTTCAAGCCGGTGGTGGGCGCGGCCAAGGCCGTCCGGCGCGACGTGAACGTCTATCTCTCGGGCCTGGGCAGCGTCAGCGCCCTGAACACCGTGACCGTGCGCAGCCGCGTGGACGGCCAGATCATGGAGATCCGCTACCGCGAGGGCGACATGGTCAAGGCCGGCGACGTGCTCGTGCAGGTGGACCCGCGCCCCTTCCAGGCCCAGCTGGATCAGGCCCAGGGCCAGATGGCCCGCGACAAGGCCCAGTTGGAGAACGCCCGGCGCGACCTGGCCCGTTACGAGCAGCTGGTGCACTCCGGGGCCATCGCGCGCCAGCAGCTGGACGCCCAGGACTCCCTGGTGCGCCAGTACGAGGGCGCGGTGCGCACCGACCAGGGCGCCATCGACAACGCAAAGCTCCTGCTGACCTACAGCCGCATCACCGCGCCCATCTCCGGGCGGGTGGGCCTGCGCCTGGTGGACGCGGGCAACATGGTCCGCGCCACGGACCAGACCGGGCTGGTGGTCATCACCCAGGTGCAGCCCATCGCCGTGGTCTTCACCCTGCCGGAGGACGTGCTGCCCCGGGTGCAGGCCAGCATGGCCGGGGGCCGCAAGCTCCAGGTGGAGGCTTTCGACCGGGAGCAGAAGCGCCTGCTGGCCACCGGCGAGCTGCTCACCCTGGACAACCAGATCGACCAGGCCTCGGGCACGGTGCGCCTCAAGGCCCAGTTCCCCAACGCGGACATGGCCCTGTTTCCCAACCAGTTCGTCAACGCCAGGCTGCTGGTGGACGTGGTCAAGGGCGCGGTGGTGGTGCCCGCCTCCGCCGTGCAGCGCGGGCCGCAGGGCGCGCAGGTATGCGTGCTGGGGCCGGACAACGTGGTGCAGGTCCGCAAGGTGGACGCCTCGGACAGCGTGGGAGGCGAGGTGATCGTGCGCTCCGGGGTGAACGAAGGCGAGACCGTGGTGGTGGACGGCGCGGAGCGGCTGCGCGACGGCCTCCAGGTGGAGGTCAAGGGCGAGCCCAGGAACGAAGGCGGGCCTGCGCGCCAGGGCGGCTGA
- a CDS encoding MdtB/MuxB family multidrug efflux RND transporter permease subunit: protein MNISELFIRRPVATTLLMVAIMLAGAVAYRQLPVAALPQVDYPTIQVRTFYPGASPEVMASSVTAPLERQLGQMPGLTQMTSNSSGGASVITLLFSLDLSLDVAEQQVQAAINASFNFLPKDLPSPPVYSKVNPADAPILTLALTSATMPLTRVEDLADTRFAQKISQLPGVGLVSLSGGQRPAVRVHVNPTALASYGLTLEDVRAAVGAANVNLAKGGFDGPRQASIISANDQLYSAEEYKPLIIAYRAGAPVRLSDVADLEDASEDERQAAWMNQAPAVVMNIQRQPGANVIEVVDRIKALLPQLKASLPPSVEVSVLTDRTTTIRASVEDVQFELMLAVALVVLVIYLFLRNLPATVIPGVAVPLSLVGSFGVMYLLGFSLNNLSLMALTISTGFVVDDAIVMIENVARYVEQGMEPFQAALKGSKQIGFTILSLTVSLIAVLIPLLFMGDVVGRLFREFAVTLGASILISAFVSLTLTPMMCARLLRHVPPEEEGAFHRGTQRFFDRVIELYGASLRVVLRHQGLTLCVAVGTLALTVVMYAYSPKGFFPQQDTGVIVGVSEAPQSVSFAAMSRRQQALAEVILRDPAVASLSSFIGVDGTNPAMNTGRIQINLKPLEERKVSAARVMDRLRPALAEVPGVSLHMQAAQDLSVDVRQSRTQFQYTLEDPSADQLNTWAPRLVAAMRAQPELDSVSSDQQDQGRRVMVNIDRATASRLGITPQQIDDALYDAFGQRQISTIFTELNQYRVVLAAKPEMRDNPQDLGSIHLRSRDGKQTPLTAIASISETTGPLVISRQGQFPAVTISFDVAKGGSLGGAVGAVERAVRETGLPPSIQGDFQGTAKAFLASLENEPILILAALITVYIVLGVLYESFIHPVTILSTLPSAGVGALLGLALFGMELDVLAVIGIILLIGIVKKNGIMMVDFALEAEREQGAAPEDAIYQACLLRFRPIMMTTMAALLGALPLALGGGVGSELRRPLGVCIIGGLVISQVLTLYTTPVIYLAFDRVARRFSRRNGPEAA, encoded by the coding sequence ATGAACATCTCCGAGCTTTTCATCCGCCGCCCGGTGGCCACCACTTTGCTGATGGTGGCCATCATGCTGGCCGGAGCCGTGGCCTACCGCCAGCTGCCCGTGGCGGCGCTGCCCCAGGTGGACTACCCCACCATCCAGGTGCGCACCTTCTACCCCGGGGCCAGCCCCGAGGTCATGGCCTCCTCGGTGACGGCCCCGCTGGAGCGCCAGCTGGGCCAGATGCCCGGCCTCACCCAGATGACCTCCAACAGCTCGGGCGGGGCCAGCGTCATCACGCTGCTCTTCAGCCTGGACCTGAGCCTGGACGTGGCCGAGCAGCAGGTGCAGGCGGCCATCAACGCCTCCTTCAACTTCCTGCCCAAGGACCTGCCCAGCCCCCCGGTGTACAGCAAGGTCAACCCGGCGGACGCGCCCATCCTGACCCTGGCGCTCACCTCGGCCACCATGCCCCTGACCCGCGTGGAGGACCTGGCCGACACCCGCTTCGCCCAGAAGATCTCGCAGCTGCCGGGCGTGGGCCTGGTGAGCCTCTCCGGCGGGCAGCGCCCGGCCGTGCGCGTGCACGTGAACCCCACGGCCCTGGCCTCCTACGGCCTGACCCTGGAGGACGTGCGCGCCGCCGTGGGCGCGGCCAACGTGAACCTGGCCAAGGGCGGCTTCGACGGCCCCCGGCAGGCCTCCATCATCTCCGCCAACGACCAGCTCTACTCCGCAGAGGAATACAAGCCCTTGATCATCGCCTACCGGGCGGGCGCGCCGGTGCGGCTCTCCGACGTGGCCGACCTGGAGGACGCCTCAGAGGACGAGCGCCAGGCCGCCTGGATGAACCAGGCCCCGGCGGTGGTCATGAACATCCAGCGCCAGCCCGGGGCCAACGTCATCGAGGTGGTGGACCGCATCAAGGCCCTGCTGCCCCAGCTCAAGGCCTCGCTGCCGCCCTCGGTGGAGGTCTCCGTGCTCACGGACCGCACCACCACCATCCGGGCCTCGGTGGAGGACGTGCAGTTCGAGCTCATGCTGGCCGTGGCCCTGGTGGTCCTGGTCATCTACCTGTTCCTGCGCAACCTGCCCGCCACAGTGATCCCGGGCGTGGCGGTGCCGCTCTCCCTGGTGGGGTCCTTCGGAGTGATGTACCTCTTGGGCTTCAGCCTGAACAACCTCTCGCTCATGGCCCTGACCATCTCCACCGGCTTCGTGGTGGACGACGCCATCGTGATGATCGAGAACGTGGCCCGCTACGTGGAGCAGGGCATGGAGCCTTTCCAGGCCGCGCTCAAGGGCTCGAAGCAGATCGGCTTCACCATCCTCTCGCTCACGGTGTCGCTCATCGCGGTGCTCATCCCGCTCCTGTTCATGGGCGACGTGGTGGGCAGGCTGTTCCGCGAGTTCGCGGTGACGCTGGGGGCCTCCATCCTGATCTCGGCCTTCGTGTCGCTCACGCTCACGCCCATGATGTGCGCCCGGCTGCTCAGGCACGTGCCGCCCGAGGAGGAGGGGGCCTTCCACCGGGGCACCCAGCGCTTCTTCGACCGCGTGATCGAGCTCTACGGCGCGAGCCTGCGCGTGGTGCTGCGCCACCAGGGCCTGACCCTGTGCGTGGCCGTGGGGACGCTTGCGCTCACGGTGGTCATGTACGCGTATTCGCCCAAGGGCTTCTTCCCCCAGCAGGACACGGGCGTGATCGTGGGCGTGTCCGAGGCCCCGCAGTCGGTCTCCTTCGCGGCCATGAGCCGCCGCCAGCAGGCCCTGGCCGAGGTCATCCTGCGCGACCCGGCCGTGGCGAGCCTGTCCTCCTTCATCGGGGTGGACGGCACCAACCCGGCCATGAACACCGGGCGCATCCAGATCAACCTCAAGCCGCTTGAGGAGCGCAAGGTCAGCGCCGCCCGGGTGATGGACAGGCTGCGGCCCGCGCTGGCCGAGGTGCCCGGCGTCTCGCTGCACATGCAGGCCGCGCAGGACCTCAGCGTTGACGTGCGCCAGAGCCGCACCCAGTTCCAGTACACCCTGGAGGACCCCAGCGCGGACCAGCTCAACACCTGGGCCCCGCGCCTGGTCGCGGCCATGCGCGCGCAGCCGGAGCTGGACTCCGTGAGCAGCGACCAGCAGGACCAGGGCCGCCGGGTCATGGTGAACATCGACCGGGCCACGGCCTCGCGCCTGGGCATCACGCCCCAGCAGATCGACGACGCGCTCTACGACGCCTTCGGCCAGCGCCAGATATCCACCATCTTCACCGAGCTGAACCAGTACCGCGTGGTTCTGGCGGCCAAGCCCGAGATGCGCGACAACCCGCAGGACCTGGGCTCCATCCACCTGCGCTCCCGCGACGGCAAGCAGACCCCGCTCACGGCCATCGCCTCCATCAGCGAGACCACCGGGCCGCTGGTCATCAGCCGCCAGGGGCAGTTCCCGGCGGTGACCATCTCCTTCGACGTGGCCAAGGGCGGATCGCTTGGCGGGGCCGTGGGGGCCGTGGAGCGCGCCGTACGCGAGACGGGCCTGCCCCCCTCGATCCAGGGCGATTTCCAGGGCACGGCCAAGGCCTTCCTGGCCTCTCTGGAGAACGAGCCCATCCTGATCCTGGCGGCGCTCATCACCGTGTACATCGTGCTGGGCGTGCTCTACGAGAGCTTCATCCACCCGGTGACCATCCTCTCCACCCTGCCCTCGGCTGGCGTGGGCGCGCTGCTGGGCCTGGCGCTGTTCGGCATGGAGCTGGATGTGCTGGCCGTCATCGGCATCATCCTGCTCATCGGCATCGTGAAGAAGAACGGCATCATGATGGTGGACTTCGCCCTGGAGGCCGAGCGCGAGCAGGGCGCGGCCCCTGAGGACGCCATCTACCAGGCCTGCCTGCTGCGCTTCCGGCCCATCATGATGACCACCATGGCCGCTCTGCTGGGCGCGCTGCCCCTGGCCCTGGGCGGGGGCGTGGGCTCGGAGCTGCGCAGGCCGCTCGGCGTGTGCATCATCGGCGGCCTTGTCATCAGCCAGGTGCTCACACTCTACACCACTCCGGTGATCTACCTGGCCTTCGACAGGGTCGCCCGCAGGTTCTCGCGCCGCAATGGGCCGGAGGCCGCATGA